DNA sequence from the Pedobacter sp. W3I1 genome:
ATGTTTTTCAGATTATCGGCAGATAAATTATCCATCACATAATCTTTTAGCTCATTCCTAAACCAATGTTGAAACGGCATAGTAAAGCCAGCCTTTGGCCGATTGAACATATGGGCAGGAACATGATCGAACAATAAATCTTTTAATATCCGTTTTTGGTTTCCCTTGGTATATTTAAATGCTGTGGGCAGGCTTCGCGAAAATTCCATTACCCGATAATCCATTAAAGGAGAGCGCGATTCCAGCGAAAAGGCCATTGATGCGCGGTCTACCTTCGTATTGATATCGCCATTTAAATAAGTTTTGATATCAAAATCAGAAATACGTTCTAACAAAGGTTTAGATGGATTGGTTAAAATATGCATCAATGGGTTATATTTAGCCAAATCGGGTTGTTTTACCCACGAGTTTTCCATATTGCCAAACATCTTCACATATAGTTTTTCTACGTCTTCCATAGAAATGCCCATGGCAATTAATTTATGGCGGTAACTTGGCGATTGGTTAATTAAGCCTGCCAATACTTTTCTAACGCCATGTGGCGCATAAAACAAATTGTTTACCTGTTTAATCCATTTATAACGGTGATAACCTAAAAAAGCCTCATCGCCTGCATCTCCACTCAGCGCAACAGTTACATATTTCCTGGTATTTTTACTGAGTAACATGGTGGGTATCGCACTCGAATCGGCGAAAGGCTCATCATAAAAGCGGTTAAAGTTTTCAATTAACTCAATACCATCATTGTAATTACACTCAATAGTATAATGCTCGGTGCCCAAGTGTTTCGCAACCTGATTGGCATAGGCACTTTCATCGAAACCTTTCTCGTTAAATTTTATGGAGAACGTTTTAACATGGTCGATTTCTTTTGTGGCCAAAGCTGCAATTAACGATGAATCTATACCACCAGATAAAAATACGCCCAATGGTACATCGGCATTCATCCTGATTTTAACCGCATCGGCCAAAATGAGTGATAAAGCTTCTTTAGCTTCTTCATAACTACCTTCAAACTTGTTCTTCCAGCCATAATCCAAAGTCCAGTATTCGGTAATTTTAAGCTGATGAGATTTAAGATCGTATTTAAAATAGTTAGCAGCAGGCAATTGCTTTACCTCTGCATAAATAGACTGAGGCTCTGGCACATAACCCCAAATCAAATATTGATTAATGGCTTCCTCGTTAACACTAAGACTCCTGTCTATATTAATTTGTGATGGCTGACTTGCAAATTCGAATGAAAGATGATCGTGTGCATAATAAAAAGGTTTTTTACCAAAGCGGTCTCTGGCACCAAACAGTTCAT
Encoded proteins:
- the asnB gene encoding asparagine synthase (glutamine-hydrolyzing), with translation MCGIYGTTIPYSNGTIREKMARISFRGPDYTGIQRYDQVIFAHNRLAIIDLDARSNQPFSYMHLHIVFNGEIYNYKDIRKDLERKNYPFNTSSDTEVICAAYLEYGADCLTRFNGMFAFVIYDTHKNELFGARDRFGKKPFYYAHDHLSFEFASQPSQINIDRSLSVNEEAINQYLIWGYVPEPQSIYAEVKQLPAANYFKYDLKSHQLKITEYWTLDYGWKNKFEGSYEEAKEALSLILADAVKIRMNADVPLGVFLSGGIDSSLIAALATKEIDHVKTFSIKFNEKGFDESAYANQVAKHLGTEHYTIECNYNDGIELIENFNRFYDEPFADSSAIPTMLLSKNTRKYVTVALSGDAGDEAFLGYHRYKWIKQVNNLFYAPHGVRKVLAGLINQSPSYRHKLIAMGISMEDVEKLYVKMFGNMENSWVKQPDLAKYNPLMHILTNPSKPLLERISDFDIKTYLNGDINTKVDRASMAFSLESRSPLMDYRVMEFSRSLPTAFKYTKGNQKRILKDLLFDHVPAHMFNRPKAGFTMPFQHWFRNELKDYVMDNLSADNLKNIPGIHLKRTQEIIKEHMTGKWNRYPQIWKLLVLSQWLIKNKSTANTASLVA